A DNA window from Andrena cerasifolii isolate SP2316 chromosome 16, iyAndCera1_principal, whole genome shotgun sequence contains the following coding sequences:
- the LOC143377675 gene encoding uncharacterized protein LOC143377675 isoform X1: protein MKDSLVKHEVKQEWEEGQQEQGSPIRIAVSEEQPVESSRTVITARRHVRTITTAGHITETVLKPEPDSPDTNAMPSTVHLQPPQQHQHQHQHHHHQHHQHHQFHHQSVDQQPQPRPRIYQGEEQQEQGGQQSSQHFVQISQSDAEVQQQQQHRSGEQRVVYLTSNGQEVQVEVPENVNSTTLTIKEPTRYETTGSDRTDVERMYGYSSSEGQQQLRRDNLGIAVQVQDRRGQPPSGQQRYSPRESGQPSGGNGASNSRSYHQGSPVLIATSEEYETAPMVSQTNAPSSSSSSTSTATSAAVAVAASASASAATSASATASAQVGSPAPPYSPPISDGIRVAGNQHQSAQQQHQHHLVGGYADAGGASIKYDTEAAAAAAAERFVAAAGVASENIKVSSTYTTLETVAIPPSQAVQYAQYISGGETFQQGPTYTYAKSGDQLILTYPSPAQLGTRVGGMESPGSAYIKGDPTLASSLGGPRSVPLHYEQPGSPSGQVTLYGGGTGSYSYGKPSATGEYWSTAGTPSPPTFDCVQGYQGVTAISVSDPANMQLYSGGAYTVSTGSAGPGSPWAGLPLSGPEESFDGTIVTAEPKECSGCTALTTIWRRDETGHYYCHGCLYNKMNGANRPPMRCGKPKQPVAPTSVRRTGVQCANCRTSNTTLWRRNNNGEPVCNACGLYFKLHNVNRPLSMKKEGIQTRKRKPKNHSGISGSLAGPSGMHKTEIKSSLLVDSLQLNVYGSGGSGNGGGSVSVAGAGTEVGAANENGSGSSNEGGDRGSDERHPPVGTSTTVQLGHAHSPLALPTAAVLNRQTTLTVPPLEPIASQSSGDLISVITSTTAVHAERI, encoded by the exons ATGAAGGACTCGCTGGTGAAGCACGAGGTGAAACAGGAGTGGGAGGAAGGCCAGCAGGAGCAAGGCTCGCCGATTCGGATCGCCGTGAGCGAGGAGCAACCGGTGGAAAGTTCTCGGACAGTGATCACGGCCAGAAGGCACGTGCGCACCATCACCACGGCTGGTCACATTACGGAGACGGTCCTCAAACCCGAGCCAGACTCGCCAGACACCAATGCCATGCCTAGTACCGTCCACCTTCAGCCGCCCCAGCAGCATCAGCACCAGCACCAGCATCACCATCATCAGCACCACCAACACCACCAGTTCCACCATCAGTCGGTCGACCAGCAACCGCAACCGCGACCGCGTATCTATCAAGGGGAAGAGCAACAGGAGCAGGGAGGCCAGCAATCGTCGCAGCATTTCGTGCAAATCTCGCAGTCGGACGCGGAGgttcagcagcaacagcagcatcgTTCCGGCGAGCAGCGTGTTGTTTATCTGACCAGCAACGGCCAGGAAGTGCAGGTCGAGGTACCGGAGAACGTCAACTCGACCACTCTCACCATCAAAGAGCCAACGAG ATACGAGACCACCGGCTCGGATAGGACGGACGTGGAGCGCATGTACGGCTATTCGTCGTCGGAGGGGCAGCAGCAGTTGCGAAGAGACAACCTCGGAATCGCGGTTCAGGTGCAAGACAGACGAGGACAGCCTCCGAGTGGCCAGCAGAGATACAGTCCGCGGGAGAGCGGCCAACCGAGCGGCGGAAACGGCGCCAGCAACAGCAGGTCGTATCATCAAGGGTCGCCCGTTCTGATCGCGACCAGCGAGGAGTACGAGACTGCTCCAATGGTCTCTCAAACAAAtgcgccgtcctcgtcgtcgtcgtcgacgtcaaCGGCGACGTCAGCGGCGGTTGCCGTCGCTGCGTCCGCGTCCGCGTCAGCGGCAACGAGCGCTAGCGCCACCGCGAGTGCTCAGGTCGGTTCACCCGCGCCACCCTATTCCCCACCGATCAGTGACGGTATCCGCGTAGCGGGTAATCAGCATCAATCAGCCCAACAGCAGCACCAACACCACCTGGTCGGTGGTTACGCGGATGCAGGTGGTGCGAGCATCAAATACGACACGGAGGCAGCCGCGGCCGCAGCCGCGGAACGTTTCGTTGCCGCGGCAGGCGTAGCCAGTGAAAACATCAAAGTGTCGAGCACCTACACGACTCTGGAGACGGTGGCCATTCCACCGTCGCAGGCTGTGCAATACGCGCAGTACATATCCGGCGGCGAAACCTTTCAGCAGGGTCCGACCTACACCTACGCCAAGTCCGGGGACCAACTGATCCTGACGTATCCGTCGCCCGCTCAGCTGGGTACTCGCGTCGGCGGG ATGGAATCCCCTGGAAGCGCTTACATCAAAGGAGACCCGACTCTGGCTTCGTCCCTGGGAGGACCGCGTAGCGTGCCGCTCCACTATGAGCAGCCAGGCTCCCCGAGTGGTCAGGTGACTCTGTACGGCGGCGGTACCGGCTCCTACTCGTACGGCAAGCCATCCGCCACCGGGGAATATTGGTCAACGGCCGGTACTCCGTCACCGCCTACGTTCGATTGCGTTCAGGGCTACCAGGGCGTGACAGCGATCTCTGTCAGCGATCCGGCCAACATGCAGCTGTATTCCGGCGGCGCGTACACCGTGTCCACCGGTAGCGCCGGACCAGGCTCGCCGTGGGCCGGCCTGCCCCTTTCCGGGCCCGAGGAGAGCTTCGACGGGACCATCGTCACCGCGGAACCGAAAGAGTGCTCTGGTTGCACAGCGCTAACCACCATCTGGAGGAGGGATGAAACCGGCCATTACTATTGCCACGGCTGCCTTTACAACAAAATGAACGGAGCAAACAGGCCGCCCATGAGATGCGGCAAGCCGAAGCAACCCGTCGCGCCG ACGAGTGTCAGGAGAACGGGGGTGCAATGCGCCAATTGCAGAACGAGCAACACCACCCTCTGGCGACGAAACAACAACGGGGAGCCGGTCTGCAATGCCTGCGGACTCTACTTTAAGCTGCATAAC GTAAACAGGCCACTCAGCATGAAGAAGGAAGGGATACAGACAAGGAAGAGAAAACCGAAGAATCATTCGGGAATAAGTGGAAGCCTAGCGGGGCCCAGCGGCATGCACAAGACCGAGATTAAGTCTAGCTTACTCG TGGACTCGCTGCAGTTGAACGTGTACGGGAGCGGTGGCAGCGGTAATGGGGGCGGGTCTGTGTCTGTGGCTGGGGCTGGAACCGAGGTCGGGGCTGCGAACGAGAACGGAAGTGGTAGCAGTAACGAGGGAGGGGACAGAGGGTCAGACGAGCGTCATCCACCTGTAGGTACGTCGACTACGGTGCAATTAGGGCACGCGCACTCGCCCCTCGCCTTACCTACCGCCGCCGTCCTAAATCGTCAAACAACCCTTAC CGTCCCACCACTAGAGCCAATCGCTAGTCAATCCAGCGGCGACCTAATTTCAGTTATAACTTCTACGACGGCCGTCCACGCTGAGAGGATTTAA
- the LOC143377675 gene encoding uncharacterized protein LOC143377675 isoform X2, protein MKDSLVKHEVKQEWEEGQQEQGSPIRIAVSEEQPVESSRTVITARRHVRTITTAGHITETVLKPEPDSPDTNAMPSTVHLQPPQQHQHQHQHHHHQHHQHHQFHHQSVDQQPQPRPRIYQGEEQQEQGGQQSSQHFVQISQSDAEVQQQQQHRSGEQRVVYLTSNGQEVQVEVPENVNSTTLTIKEPTRTDVERMYGYSSSEGQQQLRRDNLGIAVQVQDRRGQPPSGQQRYSPRESGQPSGGNGASNSRSYHQGSPVLIATSEEYETAPMVSQTNAPSSSSSSTSTATSAAVAVAASASASAATSASATASAQVGSPAPPYSPPISDGIRVAGNQHQSAQQQHQHHLVGGYADAGGASIKYDTEAAAAAAAERFVAAAGVASENIKVSSTYTTLETVAIPPSQAVQYAQYISGGETFQQGPTYTYAKSGDQLILTYPSPAQLGTRVGGMESPGSAYIKGDPTLASSLGGPRSVPLHYEQPGSPSGQVTLYGGGTGSYSYGKPSATGEYWSTAGTPSPPTFDCVQGYQGVTAISVSDPANMQLYSGGAYTVSTGSAGPGSPWAGLPLSGPEESFDGTIVTAEPKECSGCTALTTIWRRDETGHYYCHGCLYNKMNGANRPPMRCGKPKQPVAPTSVRRTGVQCANCRTSNTTLWRRNNNGEPVCNACGLYFKLHNVNRPLSMKKEGIQTRKRKPKNHSGISGSLAGPSGMHKTEIKSSLLVDSLQLNVYGSGGSGNGGGSVSVAGAGTEVGAANENGSGSSNEGGDRGSDERHPPVGTSTTVQLGHAHSPLALPTAAVLNRQTTLTVPPLEPIASQSSGDLISVITSTTAVHAERI, encoded by the exons ATGAAGGACTCGCTGGTGAAGCACGAGGTGAAACAGGAGTGGGAGGAAGGCCAGCAGGAGCAAGGCTCGCCGATTCGGATCGCCGTGAGCGAGGAGCAACCGGTGGAAAGTTCTCGGACAGTGATCACGGCCAGAAGGCACGTGCGCACCATCACCACGGCTGGTCACATTACGGAGACGGTCCTCAAACCCGAGCCAGACTCGCCAGACACCAATGCCATGCCTAGTACCGTCCACCTTCAGCCGCCCCAGCAGCATCAGCACCAGCACCAGCATCACCATCATCAGCACCACCAACACCACCAGTTCCACCATCAGTCGGTCGACCAGCAACCGCAACCGCGACCGCGTATCTATCAAGGGGAAGAGCAACAGGAGCAGGGAGGCCAGCAATCGTCGCAGCATTTCGTGCAAATCTCGCAGTCGGACGCGGAGgttcagcagcaacagcagcatcgTTCCGGCGAGCAGCGTGTTGTTTATCTGACCAGCAACGGCCAGGAAGTGCAGGTCGAGGTACCGGAGAACGTCAACTCGACCACTCTCACCATCAAAGAGCCAACGAG GACGGACGTGGAGCGCATGTACGGCTATTCGTCGTCGGAGGGGCAGCAGCAGTTGCGAAGAGACAACCTCGGAATCGCGGTTCAGGTGCAAGACAGACGAGGACAGCCTCCGAGTGGCCAGCAGAGATACAGTCCGCGGGAGAGCGGCCAACCGAGCGGCGGAAACGGCGCCAGCAACAGCAGGTCGTATCATCAAGGGTCGCCCGTTCTGATCGCGACCAGCGAGGAGTACGAGACTGCTCCAATGGTCTCTCAAACAAAtgcgccgtcctcgtcgtcgtcgtcgacgtcaaCGGCGACGTCAGCGGCGGTTGCCGTCGCTGCGTCCGCGTCCGCGTCAGCGGCAACGAGCGCTAGCGCCACCGCGAGTGCTCAGGTCGGTTCACCCGCGCCACCCTATTCCCCACCGATCAGTGACGGTATCCGCGTAGCGGGTAATCAGCATCAATCAGCCCAACAGCAGCACCAACACCACCTGGTCGGTGGTTACGCGGATGCAGGTGGTGCGAGCATCAAATACGACACGGAGGCAGCCGCGGCCGCAGCCGCGGAACGTTTCGTTGCCGCGGCAGGCGTAGCCAGTGAAAACATCAAAGTGTCGAGCACCTACACGACTCTGGAGACGGTGGCCATTCCACCGTCGCAGGCTGTGCAATACGCGCAGTACATATCCGGCGGCGAAACCTTTCAGCAGGGTCCGACCTACACCTACGCCAAGTCCGGGGACCAACTGATCCTGACGTATCCGTCGCCCGCTCAGCTGGGTACTCGCGTCGGCGGG ATGGAATCCCCTGGAAGCGCTTACATCAAAGGAGACCCGACTCTGGCTTCGTCCCTGGGAGGACCGCGTAGCGTGCCGCTCCACTATGAGCAGCCAGGCTCCCCGAGTGGTCAGGTGACTCTGTACGGCGGCGGTACCGGCTCCTACTCGTACGGCAAGCCATCCGCCACCGGGGAATATTGGTCAACGGCCGGTACTCCGTCACCGCCTACGTTCGATTGCGTTCAGGGCTACCAGGGCGTGACAGCGATCTCTGTCAGCGATCCGGCCAACATGCAGCTGTATTCCGGCGGCGCGTACACCGTGTCCACCGGTAGCGCCGGACCAGGCTCGCCGTGGGCCGGCCTGCCCCTTTCCGGGCCCGAGGAGAGCTTCGACGGGACCATCGTCACCGCGGAACCGAAAGAGTGCTCTGGTTGCACAGCGCTAACCACCATCTGGAGGAGGGATGAAACCGGCCATTACTATTGCCACGGCTGCCTTTACAACAAAATGAACGGAGCAAACAGGCCGCCCATGAGATGCGGCAAGCCGAAGCAACCCGTCGCGCCG ACGAGTGTCAGGAGAACGGGGGTGCAATGCGCCAATTGCAGAACGAGCAACACCACCCTCTGGCGACGAAACAACAACGGGGAGCCGGTCTGCAATGCCTGCGGACTCTACTTTAAGCTGCATAAC GTAAACAGGCCACTCAGCATGAAGAAGGAAGGGATACAGACAAGGAAGAGAAAACCGAAGAATCATTCGGGAATAAGTGGAAGCCTAGCGGGGCCCAGCGGCATGCACAAGACCGAGATTAAGTCTAGCTTACTCG TGGACTCGCTGCAGTTGAACGTGTACGGGAGCGGTGGCAGCGGTAATGGGGGCGGGTCTGTGTCTGTGGCTGGGGCTGGAACCGAGGTCGGGGCTGCGAACGAGAACGGAAGTGGTAGCAGTAACGAGGGAGGGGACAGAGGGTCAGACGAGCGTCATCCACCTGTAGGTACGTCGACTACGGTGCAATTAGGGCACGCGCACTCGCCCCTCGCCTTACCTACCGCCGCCGTCCTAAATCGTCAAACAACCCTTAC CGTCCCACCACTAGAGCCAATCGCTAGTCAATCCAGCGGCGACCTAATTTCAGTTATAACTTCTACGACGGCCGTCCACGCTGAGAGGATTTAA
- the LOC143377675 gene encoding uncharacterized protein LOC143377675 isoform X3: MKDSLVKHEVKQEWEEGQQEQGSPIRIAVSEEQPVESSRTVITARRHVRTITTAGHITETVLKPEPDSPDTNAMPSTVHLQPPQQHQHQHQHHHHQHHQHHQFHHQSVDQQPQPRPRIYQGEEQQEQGGQQSSQHFVQISQSDAEVQQQQQHRSGEQRVVYLTSNGQEVQVEVPENVNSTTLTIKEPTRYETTGSDRTDVERMYGYSSSEGQQQLRRDNLGIAVQVQDRRGQPPSGQQRYSPRESGQPSGGNGASNSRSYHQGSPVLIATSEEYETAPMVSQTNAPSSSSSSTSTATSAAVAVAASASASAATSASATASAQVGSPAPPYSPPISDGIRVAGNQHQSAQQQHQHHLVGGYADAGGASIKYDTEAAAAAAAERFVAAAGVASENIKVSSTYTTLETVAIPPSQAVQYAQYISGGETFQQGPTYTYAKSGDQLILTYPSPAQLGTRVGGMESPGSAYIKGDPTLASSLGGPRSVPLHYEQPGSPSGQVTLYGGGTGSYSYGKPSATGEYWSTAGTPSPPTFDCVQGYQGVTAISVSDPANMQLYSGGAYTVSTGSAGPGSPWAGLPLSGPEESFDGTIVTAEPKECSGCTALTTIWRRDETGHYYCHGCLYNKMNGANRPPMRCGKPKQPVAPTSVRRTGVQCANCRTSNTTLWRRNNNGEPVCNACGLYFKLHNVNRPLSMKKEGIQTRKRKPKNHSGISGSLAGPSGMHKTEIKSSLLVDSLQLNVYGSGGSGNGGGSVSVAGAGTEVGAANENGSGSSNEGGDRGSDERHPPVGTSTTVQLGHAHSPLALPTAAVLNRQTTLTYNFYDGRPR; the protein is encoded by the exons ATGAAGGACTCGCTGGTGAAGCACGAGGTGAAACAGGAGTGGGAGGAAGGCCAGCAGGAGCAAGGCTCGCCGATTCGGATCGCCGTGAGCGAGGAGCAACCGGTGGAAAGTTCTCGGACAGTGATCACGGCCAGAAGGCACGTGCGCACCATCACCACGGCTGGTCACATTACGGAGACGGTCCTCAAACCCGAGCCAGACTCGCCAGACACCAATGCCATGCCTAGTACCGTCCACCTTCAGCCGCCCCAGCAGCATCAGCACCAGCACCAGCATCACCATCATCAGCACCACCAACACCACCAGTTCCACCATCAGTCGGTCGACCAGCAACCGCAACCGCGACCGCGTATCTATCAAGGGGAAGAGCAACAGGAGCAGGGAGGCCAGCAATCGTCGCAGCATTTCGTGCAAATCTCGCAGTCGGACGCGGAGgttcagcagcaacagcagcatcgTTCCGGCGAGCAGCGTGTTGTTTATCTGACCAGCAACGGCCAGGAAGTGCAGGTCGAGGTACCGGAGAACGTCAACTCGACCACTCTCACCATCAAAGAGCCAACGAG ATACGAGACCACCGGCTCGGATAGGACGGACGTGGAGCGCATGTACGGCTATTCGTCGTCGGAGGGGCAGCAGCAGTTGCGAAGAGACAACCTCGGAATCGCGGTTCAGGTGCAAGACAGACGAGGACAGCCTCCGAGTGGCCAGCAGAGATACAGTCCGCGGGAGAGCGGCCAACCGAGCGGCGGAAACGGCGCCAGCAACAGCAGGTCGTATCATCAAGGGTCGCCCGTTCTGATCGCGACCAGCGAGGAGTACGAGACTGCTCCAATGGTCTCTCAAACAAAtgcgccgtcctcgtcgtcgtcgtcgacgtcaaCGGCGACGTCAGCGGCGGTTGCCGTCGCTGCGTCCGCGTCCGCGTCAGCGGCAACGAGCGCTAGCGCCACCGCGAGTGCTCAGGTCGGTTCACCCGCGCCACCCTATTCCCCACCGATCAGTGACGGTATCCGCGTAGCGGGTAATCAGCATCAATCAGCCCAACAGCAGCACCAACACCACCTGGTCGGTGGTTACGCGGATGCAGGTGGTGCGAGCATCAAATACGACACGGAGGCAGCCGCGGCCGCAGCCGCGGAACGTTTCGTTGCCGCGGCAGGCGTAGCCAGTGAAAACATCAAAGTGTCGAGCACCTACACGACTCTGGAGACGGTGGCCATTCCACCGTCGCAGGCTGTGCAATACGCGCAGTACATATCCGGCGGCGAAACCTTTCAGCAGGGTCCGACCTACACCTACGCCAAGTCCGGGGACCAACTGATCCTGACGTATCCGTCGCCCGCTCAGCTGGGTACTCGCGTCGGCGGG ATGGAATCCCCTGGAAGCGCTTACATCAAAGGAGACCCGACTCTGGCTTCGTCCCTGGGAGGACCGCGTAGCGTGCCGCTCCACTATGAGCAGCCAGGCTCCCCGAGTGGTCAGGTGACTCTGTACGGCGGCGGTACCGGCTCCTACTCGTACGGCAAGCCATCCGCCACCGGGGAATATTGGTCAACGGCCGGTACTCCGTCACCGCCTACGTTCGATTGCGTTCAGGGCTACCAGGGCGTGACAGCGATCTCTGTCAGCGATCCGGCCAACATGCAGCTGTATTCCGGCGGCGCGTACACCGTGTCCACCGGTAGCGCCGGACCAGGCTCGCCGTGGGCCGGCCTGCCCCTTTCCGGGCCCGAGGAGAGCTTCGACGGGACCATCGTCACCGCGGAACCGAAAGAGTGCTCTGGTTGCACAGCGCTAACCACCATCTGGAGGAGGGATGAAACCGGCCATTACTATTGCCACGGCTGCCTTTACAACAAAATGAACGGAGCAAACAGGCCGCCCATGAGATGCGGCAAGCCGAAGCAACCCGTCGCGCCG ACGAGTGTCAGGAGAACGGGGGTGCAATGCGCCAATTGCAGAACGAGCAACACCACCCTCTGGCGACGAAACAACAACGGGGAGCCGGTCTGCAATGCCTGCGGACTCTACTTTAAGCTGCATAAC GTAAACAGGCCACTCAGCATGAAGAAGGAAGGGATACAGACAAGGAAGAGAAAACCGAAGAATCATTCGGGAATAAGTGGAAGCCTAGCGGGGCCCAGCGGCATGCACAAGACCGAGATTAAGTCTAGCTTACTCG TGGACTCGCTGCAGTTGAACGTGTACGGGAGCGGTGGCAGCGGTAATGGGGGCGGGTCTGTGTCTGTGGCTGGGGCTGGAACCGAGGTCGGGGCTGCGAACGAGAACGGAAGTGGTAGCAGTAACGAGGGAGGGGACAGAGGGTCAGACGAGCGTCATCCACCTGTAGGTACGTCGACTACGGTGCAATTAGGGCACGCGCACTCGCCCCTCGCCTTACCTACCGCCGCCGTCCTAAATCGTCAAACAACCCTTAC TTATAACTTCTACGACGGCCGTCCACGCTGA
- the LOC143377675 gene encoding uncharacterized protein LOC143377675 isoform X6, which yields MKDSLVKHEVKQEWEEGQQEQGSPIRIAVSEEQPVESSRTVITARRHVRTITTAGHITETVLKPEPDSPDTNAMPSTVHLQPPQQHQHQHQHHHHQHHQHHQFHHQSVDQQPQPRPRIYQGEEQQEQGGQQSSQHFVQISQSDAEVQQQQQHRSGEQRVVYLTSNGQEVQVEVPENVNSTTLTIKEPTRYETTGSDRTDVERMYGYSSSEGQQQLRRDNLGIAVQVQDRRGQPPSGQQRYSPRESGQPSGGNGASNSRSYHQGSPVLIATSEEYETAPMVSQTNAPSSSSSSTSTATSAAVAVAASASASAATSASATASAQVGSPAPPYSPPISDGIRVAGNQHQSAQQQHQHHLVGGYADAGGASIKYDTEAAAAAAAERFVAAAGVASENIKVSSTYTTLETVAIPPSQAVQYAQYISGGETFQQGPTYTYAKSGDQLILTYPSPAQLGTRVGGMESPGSAYIKGDPTLASSLGGPRSVPLHYEQPGSPSGQVTLYGGGTGSYSYGKPSATGEYWSTAGTPSPPTFDCVQGYQGVTAISVSDPANMQLYSGGAYTVSTGSAGPGSPWAGLPLSGPEESFDGTIVTAEPKECSGCTALTTIWRRDETGHYYCHGCLYNKMNGANRPPMRCGKPKQPVAPTSVRRTGVQCANCRTSNTTLWRRNNNGEPVCNACGLYFKLHNVNRPLSMKKEGIQTRKRKPKNHSGISGSLAGPSGMHKTEIKSSLLGESSL from the exons ATGAAGGACTCGCTGGTGAAGCACGAGGTGAAACAGGAGTGGGAGGAAGGCCAGCAGGAGCAAGGCTCGCCGATTCGGATCGCCGTGAGCGAGGAGCAACCGGTGGAAAGTTCTCGGACAGTGATCACGGCCAGAAGGCACGTGCGCACCATCACCACGGCTGGTCACATTACGGAGACGGTCCTCAAACCCGAGCCAGACTCGCCAGACACCAATGCCATGCCTAGTACCGTCCACCTTCAGCCGCCCCAGCAGCATCAGCACCAGCACCAGCATCACCATCATCAGCACCACCAACACCACCAGTTCCACCATCAGTCGGTCGACCAGCAACCGCAACCGCGACCGCGTATCTATCAAGGGGAAGAGCAACAGGAGCAGGGAGGCCAGCAATCGTCGCAGCATTTCGTGCAAATCTCGCAGTCGGACGCGGAGgttcagcagcaacagcagcatcgTTCCGGCGAGCAGCGTGTTGTTTATCTGACCAGCAACGGCCAGGAAGTGCAGGTCGAGGTACCGGAGAACGTCAACTCGACCACTCTCACCATCAAAGAGCCAACGAG ATACGAGACCACCGGCTCGGATAGGACGGACGTGGAGCGCATGTACGGCTATTCGTCGTCGGAGGGGCAGCAGCAGTTGCGAAGAGACAACCTCGGAATCGCGGTTCAGGTGCAAGACAGACGAGGACAGCCTCCGAGTGGCCAGCAGAGATACAGTCCGCGGGAGAGCGGCCAACCGAGCGGCGGAAACGGCGCCAGCAACAGCAGGTCGTATCATCAAGGGTCGCCCGTTCTGATCGCGACCAGCGAGGAGTACGAGACTGCTCCAATGGTCTCTCAAACAAAtgcgccgtcctcgtcgtcgtcgtcgacgtcaaCGGCGACGTCAGCGGCGGTTGCCGTCGCTGCGTCCGCGTCCGCGTCAGCGGCAACGAGCGCTAGCGCCACCGCGAGTGCTCAGGTCGGTTCACCCGCGCCACCCTATTCCCCACCGATCAGTGACGGTATCCGCGTAGCGGGTAATCAGCATCAATCAGCCCAACAGCAGCACCAACACCACCTGGTCGGTGGTTACGCGGATGCAGGTGGTGCGAGCATCAAATACGACACGGAGGCAGCCGCGGCCGCAGCCGCGGAACGTTTCGTTGCCGCGGCAGGCGTAGCCAGTGAAAACATCAAAGTGTCGAGCACCTACACGACTCTGGAGACGGTGGCCATTCCACCGTCGCAGGCTGTGCAATACGCGCAGTACATATCCGGCGGCGAAACCTTTCAGCAGGGTCCGACCTACACCTACGCCAAGTCCGGGGACCAACTGATCCTGACGTATCCGTCGCCCGCTCAGCTGGGTACTCGCGTCGGCGGG ATGGAATCCCCTGGAAGCGCTTACATCAAAGGAGACCCGACTCTGGCTTCGTCCCTGGGAGGACCGCGTAGCGTGCCGCTCCACTATGAGCAGCCAGGCTCCCCGAGTGGTCAGGTGACTCTGTACGGCGGCGGTACCGGCTCCTACTCGTACGGCAAGCCATCCGCCACCGGGGAATATTGGTCAACGGCCGGTACTCCGTCACCGCCTACGTTCGATTGCGTTCAGGGCTACCAGGGCGTGACAGCGATCTCTGTCAGCGATCCGGCCAACATGCAGCTGTATTCCGGCGGCGCGTACACCGTGTCCACCGGTAGCGCCGGACCAGGCTCGCCGTGGGCCGGCCTGCCCCTTTCCGGGCCCGAGGAGAGCTTCGACGGGACCATCGTCACCGCGGAACCGAAAGAGTGCTCTGGTTGCACAGCGCTAACCACCATCTGGAGGAGGGATGAAACCGGCCATTACTATTGCCACGGCTGCCTTTACAACAAAATGAACGGAGCAAACAGGCCGCCCATGAGATGCGGCAAGCCGAAGCAACCCGTCGCGCCG ACGAGTGTCAGGAGAACGGGGGTGCAATGCGCCAATTGCAGAACGAGCAACACCACCCTCTGGCGACGAAACAACAACGGGGAGCCGGTCTGCAATGCCTGCGGACTCTACTTTAAGCTGCATAAC GTAAACAGGCCACTCAGCATGAAGAAGGAAGGGATACAGACAAGGAAGAGAAAACCGAAGAATCATTCGGGAATAAGTGGAAGCCTAGCGGGGCCCAGCGGCATGCACAAGACCGAGATTAAGTCTAGCTTACTCGGTGAGTCTTCG TTATAA